A region of Streptomyces sp. NBC_01267 DNA encodes the following proteins:
- a CDS encoding maleylpyruvate isomerase N-terminal domain-containing protein encodes MEKNLELPDLLRLIDERSAAFRAAVASAPSLDVQVPTCPEWTLFDLAQHIGEGRRDWAATVAAGPAPAKSAAEGAPAAPREREALLAWLAESTEQLVDALRKAGPDRGCWTWWETSQSPHTSGAVARHQLQQFAVHTYDAQITVGAPQPLPAQVALDGVDEFLSTCVATTSAWPHKPAAIDFHASEGRSWRLLLSADGARTIRLPGLGTISATAAGQGPDAANASARGTASELVLILHDRIPFNALQLDGDRRLFDQLSAWDPGE; translated from the coding sequence GTGGAAAAGAATCTTGAGCTTCCTGACCTGCTGCGACTGATAGACGAACGGTCGGCCGCCTTCCGCGCCGCGGTCGCCTCCGCGCCCAGCCTCGATGTACAGGTGCCGACCTGCCCCGAGTGGACGCTGTTCGATCTGGCGCAGCACATCGGCGAGGGGCGCCGCGACTGGGCCGCCACCGTCGCCGCAGGACCTGCTCCGGCCAAGTCCGCAGCGGAGGGCGCCCCGGCTGCGCCTCGGGAGCGCGAGGCCCTGCTGGCCTGGCTGGCGGAGTCCACGGAGCAACTGGTGGACGCACTGCGGAAGGCCGGCCCGGATCGCGGTTGCTGGACGTGGTGGGAGACCTCGCAGTCGCCGCATACCTCCGGTGCCGTAGCTCGGCACCAGCTCCAGCAGTTCGCGGTGCACACGTACGACGCCCAGATCACCGTGGGTGCCCCGCAGCCGCTGCCGGCCCAGGTGGCGCTCGACGGTGTCGACGAGTTCCTGTCCACCTGCGTCGCAACGACGAGTGCCTGGCCGCACAAGCCCGCTGCCATCGACTTCCACGCCTCCGAGGGCCGCTCCTGGCGCCTCTTGCTCTCCGCCGACGGCGCACGGACCATCCGTCTCCCCGGGCTCGGCACCATATCGGCCACCGCTGCCGGCCAGGGCCCGGACGCGGCCAACGCCTCCGCCCGGGGCACGGCCAGCGAGCTGGTCCTCATCCTGCACGACCGTATCCCGTTCAACGCCCTGCAACTCGACGGCGACCGACGCCTCTTCGACCAGCTCAGCGCCTGGGACCCGGGCGAGTAG
- a CDS encoding PAS domain-containing protein: MSGSRIETSSALGPDEPEHDAGSVGASAVPGPAPGVSDESGRPGADLLAALLDGMDAALCAFGADGVITHWNREAERILGWSAGEAVGRAGFAGWAVRTADADEVHGRLMAVMDRPGRQVHEFALLRKDGGRVLVRTQSAGVRGADGTPAGVYCAFSEVHTQIDLERAIALSEAMFDDASWGVVLVDADLRPTVVNAHAARALSTGRTTLLGRPLGELIVQGVEELEGALQHVLAEGALPAPAEMWVTVRTAEGERRRCWRSGFLRLASPLAEEPVPLGVGWLFRDVTAAKQAEQEADQLRFRGNQLTRASRSAAECEDPMEAATAYLDFALAGFADHALIDLAPLGGEKADSSGASGGRLVRVAETPSGGAPGPCLPGAGALPVRYAAGHPARQAVDRVGAVRASAAAASPAAEWAVERRWPRDTAHALCVVLRSRGRTLGVVTFLRGASRSAFERPDAVYAESVAVRVASAVDLAQALAAGGGERDGR, encoded by the coding sequence ATGAGTGGTTCCCGGATCGAGACGAGCAGTGCGCTGGGGCCCGACGAGCCGGAGCACGATGCGGGCTCCGTGGGCGCCTCGGCGGTGCCGGGTCCCGCCCCGGGAGTCTCTGACGAGTCCGGCCGCCCCGGCGCCGATCTGCTCGCCGCGCTGCTCGACGGGATGGACGCCGCGCTCTGCGCGTTCGGCGCGGACGGGGTGATCACCCACTGGAACCGTGAGGCCGAGCGGATCCTCGGCTGGTCCGCCGGCGAGGCCGTCGGGCGGGCCGGTTTCGCGGGCTGGGCGGTGCGGACCGCCGACGCCGACGAGGTGCACGGCCGGCTGATGGCGGTGATGGACCGGCCGGGTCGGCAGGTCCACGAGTTCGCGCTGCTGCGCAAGGACGGCGGGCGGGTGCTCGTACGGACCCAGTCCGCCGGGGTGCGCGGCGCGGACGGGACACCGGCCGGGGTGTACTGCGCGTTCAGCGAGGTCCATACGCAGATCGATCTGGAGCGGGCGATCGCGCTCAGCGAGGCGATGTTCGACGACGCCTCGTGGGGGGTGGTCCTGGTCGACGCCGATCTGCGGCCCACCGTCGTCAACGCCCATGCGGCGCGGGCGCTCTCCACCGGGCGCACCACGCTGCTCGGCCGTCCGCTGGGCGAGTTGATCGTGCAGGGCGTCGAGGAGTTGGAGGGTGCGCTCCAGCACGTACTCGCGGAGGGGGCGCTGCCCGCGCCCGCCGAGATGTGGGTGACCGTACGGACCGCGGAAGGTGAGCGGCGGCGCTGCTGGCGCAGCGGGTTTCTGCGGCTGGCCTCACCGCTCGCGGAAGAACCGGTTCCGCTGGGGGTGGGCTGGCTCTTCCGGGACGTCACCGCGGCCAAGCAGGCCGAGCAGGAGGCGGACCAACTGCGCTTCCGCGGCAATCAGTTGACCCGGGCCTCGCGATCGGCCGCCGAGTGCGAGGACCCGATGGAGGCGGCGACGGCGTATCTGGACTTCGCGCTCGCCGGGTTCGCCGACCATGCGCTGATCGATCTTGCTCCCCTGGGTGGGGAGAAGGCGGACAGCTCGGGTGCTTCGGGCGGGCGGTTGGTGCGGGTGGCCGAGACGCCGTCCGGGGGCGCGCCGGGCCCGTGCCTGCCGGGCGCGGGCGCCCTTCCGGTGCGGTATGCGGCCGGGCATCCGGCACGCCAGGCGGTGGACCGGGTGGGCGCGGTACGGGCCAGTGCGGCGGCGGCTTCCCCGGCGGCGGAGTGGGCGGTGGAGCGGCGGTGGCCACGGGACACCGCGCACGCGCTGTGCGTGGTGCTGCGGAGCCGGGGGAGGACGCTGGGGGTGGTGACGTTCCTGCGCGGAGCGAGCCGTAGCGCGTTCGAGCGGCCCGACGCGGTGTACGCGGAGAGCGTGGCGGTACGGGTGGCTTCGGCGGTCGACCTGGCGCAGGCACTGGCAGCGGGCGGCGGGGAGCGGGACGGACGGTAG